From Passer domesticus isolate bPasDom1 chromosome 5, bPasDom1.hap1, whole genome shotgun sequence, the proteins below share one genomic window:
- the LRRK2 gene encoding leucine-rich repeat serine/threonine-protein kinase 2 isoform X4 — translation MFPIDRAVMLSMLMHSSSKEVFQAAASALAILSQQNVNIRKTLLAKGIHMNVLDIMRKHPHSPEIVESACRILNHVFEGSFPHLDVMTVAVSEVVKAMRKHEKSLSVQLEALRVLLHFMMPSTKNEHQNGSSRDVGDAAFALTGKVIKSQCLLEGTHSLVLNALNRFIGNPSIQKCGLKLLGSVAECTGALEILTQQGATDTVLHTLQMYPDEQDIQCLGLSLLRSLITRKSLCIATMHVLSAVLVSTLRRFKEVVEIQMHGFHAILAILGLSPCFAKLLVNESFDTVIFYQMSMCFTDQRDQQFQSLCCRCFAKIAENDDLKNTMLEKACMEYNSIMAECLLLLGADINKKTKTNSLIYQVCEKGSNPKLVELLLASGAREQDVRSALTISIKRGDSQIISLLLKKLSLDVTNSSICLGGFGFGRLEPSWLIPLFPDKLTQTRKQNAGSALARMVLKFQMKNISEDRSRASSDPNLSEDGVDRNYDWNFIPDPLVDSIFPLSDDIDSEGSEGSLFTKKKSNSIAVADLYCREMACQRGSPTLPRHSYSVGPGSDYEPLMKQRRKLLLSDESPKGISKLSSHIRPSDSLSSLISEKEYIKSLDLSSNELENIDAISQNSCLISHLEHLEKLELHQNALTNIPEQLCENLKCLTYLDLHSNRFTSFPIHLLRMNCIANLDISRNDIGPSFALDPCLRCPTLKQLNLSYNQLVCTPEFLTSVAENLEQLLLEGNKISCLCSPLCLKDLKILNISKNSISSLAEDVFMGCTKLEQFNARMNVLEKIPDLSSSITSLKLSQNCFINVPEAILLLPHLRSVDLSQNKITSLPGPMHWKSLNLRELLFNHNQIDVLDLSEKACAWSRLEKLHLSHNKLKEIPPQIGFLENLTSLDVSHNPDLRFFPDEMGRLSKVWDLPLEGLHLNLDFKHVGCKARDIIRFLQQRLKKAVPYNRMKLMIVGNTGSGKTTLLQQLMKSKRTELGSPKATVGIDVKDWIIQGKGKMKKELILNVWDFGGQEEFYSTHPHFMTQRALYLAVYDLSKGQAEVDAMKPWLFNIKARASTSPVILVGTHLDVSDEMQRKACMSKITRELLNKRGFPAIQDYHFVNATEESDSIIRLRKIIIKESLHFKIRDQPVVGQLIPDSYLELEKRILLERKNVPVEFPVIDQKRLLELVQEGQLQLDENELPHAIHFLNESGVLLHFQDPALQLRDLYFVDPKWLCKIMAQILMVKVEGCSKYPKGIVKRSDVEKFLLKKSKFPKIYMSQYFKLLEKFQIALPLGEDQLLIPSSLSDHRPVIELPHCENSEIIIRLYEMPYFPMGFWSRLINRLLEISPYMLSGRERALRPNRMYWRQGIYLNWSPEAYCLVESAVFDNNPDSFLKITAPSCRKGCILLGQVVDHIDSLMEEWFPGLLEIDVCGEGETLLKKWALYSFQDGEEHQKILLDDLLRKAEEGDLLVNPDQPRQTIPIAQIAPDLILADLPRNIMLNNDDLEFDEAPEFLLGDGGFGSVYRASYGGEEVAVKIFNKHTSLRLLRQELAVLCHLHHPSLVSLLAAAIRPRMLVMELALKGSLDRLLQQDSASLTRTLQHRIALHVADGLRYLHSAMIIYRDLKPHNVLLFTLYPNSAVIAKIADYGIAQYCCRMGIKTSEGTPGFRAPEVARGNVIYNQQADVYSFGLLLYDILTGGGRIMEGLKFPNEFDELAIQGKLPDPVKEYGCSPWPEVENLIKKCLKENPQERPTSCQVYEILNSAELICLMRYVSIPSTSTAECMVAANQSCKKAGVWIGNGNTEKAQLSFVNLNTDGHTCEDIADSKIISLALVTLPTEKENWIVAGTQSGSLWAVNTEDETRRHRLQKMSDSITCLYCNSLSKQSKQKNFFLVGTADGKLAVFEDRAVKCKGATPLKILTIGNVSTPLMCLNESSCLSEKNVIWGGCGTKIMALTSDFSVQKLIETKTSQLFCHNAYSDANIISIAIDKSIYLAKKNSHFVEIWDKKTEKLSELIDCAHFLKNKVEKLNKESKHKLAYSGRVKTICLQKNTALWIGTGGGHILLLDLSTRRPVRVIDKFCDSVRVMITAQLGSLKNVVLVLGYCYKSDTEDNKYHKELQSCVSVWDINLPHEVQNLKKHIEMRQELAEKMKSFSLD, via the exons GTACAAAGAATGAACACCAGAATGGTTCTTCCAGAGATGTGGGAGATGCTGCTTTTGCACTTACAGGAAAAGTCATTAAAAGCCAGTGTCTGTTGGAGGGAACTCACTCATTGGTGCTTAATGCTTTAAACAGG TTTATTGGAAATCCTAGCATTCAGAAGTGTGGATTAAAACTACTTGGTTCTGTAGCTGAGTGCACTGGTGCACTGGAAATTTTAACCCAGCAGGGAGCTACTGACACTGTGCTTCACACCCTACAGATGTACCCAGATGAACAAG aCATACAGTGTTTGGGTTTGAGTCTTCTACGCTCTTTGATTACACGGAAGAGTTTGTGTATTGCAACCATGCACGTCCTGTCAGCAGTTCTGGTTTCTACTCTGCGACGATTTAAAGAAGTCGTTGAAATCCAGATGCAT GGATTTCATGCAATCTTGGCAATTCTTGGTTTGTCACCTTGTTTTGCAAAGCTGCTGGTAAATGAATCATTTGACACAGTCATTTTCTACCAGATGTCTATGTGTTTCACCGACCAGCGAGATCAACAG TTTCAAAGCCTGTGTTGTAGGTGTTTTGCTAAAATAGCTGAAAatgatgatttaaaaaatactatgCTGGAAAAAGCATGTATGGAATACAATAGTATTATGGCTGAATGTTTACTTCTACTGGGAGCTGATATTAATAAGAAGACAAAGACAAACTCTTTGATCTATCAG GTTTGTGAGAAAGGAAGTAATCCTAAATTGGTGGAATTGTTACTAGCCAGCGGTGCACGAGAGCAGGATGTTCGGAGTGCTTTGACCATCAGTATAAAGAGAGGAGATAGCCAGATCATCAGCTTGCTATTAAAGAAGCTTAGCCTTGATGTCACCAACAGCAGTATTTGTCTTGGAGGATTTGGTTTTGGCAGATTAGAGCCTTCCTGGCTCATTCCTTTGTTCCCAGATAAACTTACTCAAACAAGAAAACAGA ATGCAGGTTCTGCACTGGCAAGGATGGTGCTCAAATTCCAGATGAAGAACATTTCAGAGGATAGATCAAGAGCCTCCTCTGATCCAAACTTGTCTGAAGATGGAGTGGACAGAAACTATGACTGGAATTTCATACCTGACCCATTAGTGGACAGTATTTTTCCTTTGAGTGATGATATTGATAGTGAAG GAAGTGAAGGTTCACTTTTTACAAAAAAGAAGTCCAACTCCATTGCAGTTGCAGATTTATATTGTAGGGAAATGGCATGTCAGAGAGGTTCTCCTACTTTGCCACGACATTCCTACTCTGTG GGACCTGGCTCAGATTATGAACCATTAATGAAACAAAGACGAAAACTCTTGCTCTCAGATGAATCCCCCA aaGGCATCTCAAAATTGTCATCACATATAAGACCATCAGACAGTCTTTCTTCACTGATCTCAGAGAAAGAATATATTAAATCACTAGATCTTTCATCAAATGAGCTGGAGAACATTGATGCCATCAGCCAGAACAGCTGCTTAATTAGTCATCTGGAACACCTTGAGAAACTGGAGCTCCACCAAAATGCTCTTACAAACATTCCAGAACAACTGTGTGAA AACTTGAAATGCCTGACTTACCTGGATTTGCACAGTAACAGATTTACTTCTTTCCCCATACACTTACTGAGAATGAATTGTATCGCAAATCTCGACATCTCGCGCAATGACATTGGGCCTTCCTTTGCTTTGGATCCCTGCCTCAGATGTCCAACTCTAAAGCAACTTAACCTTTCATACAACCAGCTGGTGTGCACTCCTGAATTTCTTACAAGTGTTGCTGAAAATCTGGAGCAGCTCTTGCTGGAAGG AAACAAAATTTCGTGCTTATGTTCACCCCTATGCTTGAAAGACCTGAAAATTTTAAACATTAGTAAGAACAGTATTTCATCCCTTGCTGAGGATGTCTTCATGGGCTGTACAAAACTGGAGCAGTTCAATGCCAGGATGAATGTTCTTG AAAAGATACCTGACTTGTCATCCAGCATAACAAGTTTAAAATTATCCCAGAATTGTTTTATTAATGTTCCAGAAGCAATTCTTCTTCTACCACA TTTGAGATCAGTAGATTTAAGCCAAAACAAGATCACAAGCCTGCCTGGACCAATGCACTGGAAATCACTGAATTTAAGGGAGCTGTTATTTAATCACAATCAAATAGATGTCTTGGACTTGAGTGAAAAGGCATGTGCATGGTCTAGGCTAGAAAAGCTACACCTCTCCCACAACAAGTTAAAGGAG aTTCCTCCTCAGATTGGCTTCCTAGAGAACTTGACTTCTCTGGATGTAAGTCATAATCCTGATTTGAGATTCTTTCCTGATGAAATGGGAAGACTGTCCAAAGTCTGGGATCTTCCTTTGGAAGGACTCCATCTTAATTTAGACTTCAAGCATGTGGGATGCAAAGCCAGAGACATTATCAG ATTTCTTCAGCAGCGACTGAAGAAGGCTGTGCCTTATAACAGAATGAAGCTCATGATTGTTGGAAACACTGGCAGTGGGAAAACtaccctgctgcagcagctcatgaAAAGCAAACGAACAGAACTGGGCTCTCCAAAAGCCACAGTAGGCATTGATGTAAAAGACTGGATCATTCAAGGGAAAGGCAAAATGAAGAAGGAGCTTATATTAAATGTGTGGGACTTTGGAG GACAAGAAGAGTTCTACAGTACCCATCCTCATTTCATGACACAGAGGGCTTTATATCTTGCTGTTTATGATCTCAGCAAAGGACAAGCAGAGGTGGATGCTATGAAGCCATGGCTTTTTAACATCAAG GCTCGAGCATCAACATCCCCTGTGATTCTTGTTGGCACCCATCTGGATGTTTCTGATGAAATGCAACGAAAGGCCTGCATGAGTAAAATTACCAGAGAGCTGCTGAACAAGCGAGGCTTTCCAGCAATCCAGGATTACCACTTTGTCAATGCTACAGAAGAATCTGATTCCATTATCAGACTTCGGAAAATCATCATAAAGGAGAGTCTTCACTTCAAG ATCAGAGATCAACCAGTGGTTGGTCAGCTAATCCCTGACAGCTACCTGGAGCTGGAAAAGAGAATTTTGCTGGAACGTAAAAACGTCCCAGTGGAATTTCCTGTAATTGATCAGAAACGCTTGCTGGAACTGGTACAAGAAGGCCAGTTACAGCTGGATGAAAATGAGCTCCCTCATGCAATTCACTTTCTGAATGAATCAG GTGTTCTCCTTCATTTCCaagacccagccctgcagctaAGAGATCTGTATTTCGTAGATCCGAAGTGGCTGTGTAAAATCATGGCACAG attctgaTGGTGAAAGTGGAAGGCTGTTCTAAATACCCTAAGGGAATTGTGAAGCGTTCAGATGTGGAAAAATTCCTTTTGAAGAAGAGCAAGTTCCCTAAAATCTATATGTCACAATACTTTAAGCTTCTGGAAAAGTTTCAGATTGCTTTGCCATTAGGAGAGGACCAGCTACTAATCCCAAGCAG CTTGTCTGATCACAGACCTGTTATAGAGCTTCCCCACTgtgaaaattcagaaattatCATCAGGCTGTATGAGATGCCATACTTTCCTATGGGATTTTGGTCCAGGCTCATCAACAGGTTGCTTGAGATATCTCCTTACATGCTATCAGGAAGAG AGCGAGCTCTTCGACCAAACAGAATGTACTGGAGACAAGGCATCTACTTGAACTGGTCTCCTGAAGCTTATTGTCTAGTGGAATCAGCAGTATTTGACAACAATCCAGACAGTTTTTTGAAAATTACAGCACCTTCTTGCAGAAAAG gGTGCATCCTTTTGGGGCAAGTTGTGGATCACATAGATTCTCTTATGGAAGAATGGTTTCCAGGTTTGTTGGAAATAGATGTTTGTGGTGAAGGGGAAACACTGTTGAAGAAATGGGCTCTGTACAGCTTTCAAGATGGTGAAGAACACCAAAAAATACTTCTTGATGACTTGCTTAGGAAGGCTGAAGAAG gTGACCTTTTGGTAAATCCAGATCAGCCAAGACAGACCATTCCAATTGCTCAGATTGCTCCTGATCTGATACTGGCTGATTTGCCTAGAAATATTATGTTGAACAATGATGACCTGGAATTTGATGAAGCTCCAGAATTTCTCTTGG GTGATGGTGGGTTTGGATCTGTGTACCGTGCATCCTATGGTGGTGAAGAGGTTGCTGTGAAGATTTTCAATAAACATACTTCCCTCAGGCTCCTAAGACAA GAGCTTGCAGTCCTTTGTCACCTCCACCACCCCAGTCTGGTGTCTTTGCTGGCTGCTGCAATCCGTCCCCGGATGCTGGTGATGGAATTGGCCCTCAAAGGATCTCTTGATCGTTTGCTTCAGCAGGACAGTGCAAGTTTGACTAGAACACTTCAGCACAGGATAGCTCTGCATGTAGCAGATGGCTTGAG GTACCTGCATTCAGCCATGATCATCTACCGTGATTTAAAGCCTCACAATGTGTTGCTCTTTACCTTATATCCCAATTCAGCTGTTATTGCAAAAATAGCTGACTATGGCATTGCCCAGTATTGCTGCCGAATGGGAATAAAAACCTCAGAAGGCACACCAG GATTTCGAGCACCAGAGGTTGCCAGAGGAAATGTTATTTACAATCAGCAAGCTGATGTTTATTCATTTGGCTTGCTGCTTTATGACATTTTAACAGGAGGAGGTAGAATAATGGAAGGCTTGAAGTTTCCAAATGAATTTGATGAATTAGCAATACAAGGAAAATTACCAG ATCCTGTCAAAGAATATGGGTGTTCCCCTTGGCCTGAAGTTGAAAACTTAATTAAAAAGTGTTTGAAGGAAAACCCTCAGGAACGACCAACATCTTGCCAG GTTTATGAGATCCTGAATTCTGCAGAGCTTATCTGTTTGATGAGATATGTCTCCATACCTAGCACATCTACAGCAGAGTGCATGGTGGCTGCCAATCAAAGCTGCAAGAAGGCAGGAGTCTGGATAGGCAATGGGAACACAGAAAAGGCACAACTTTCATTTGTTAACCTGAACACAGATGGACACACTTGTGAG GATATTGCAGACAGTAAAATTATAAGTTTGGCCTTAGTGACTCTTCctactgagaaagaaaactggaTTGTAGCAGGAACCCAGTCTGGTTCTCTGTGGGCAGTTAACACAGAAGATGAAACAAGAAGGCATCGTCTGCAGAAAATGTCAGATTCTATCACTTGTTTATACTGTAATTCTCTTTCAAAGCAAAG caaacagaagaatttcttcttggTAGGCACAGCTGATGGCAAACTGGCAGTTTTTGAAGACAGAGCAGTAAAG TGTAAGGGTGCTACACCTTTGAAGATACTGACTATAGGAAATGTGAGCACACCCCTGATGTGCTTAAATGAATCCTCATGcttatctgaaaaaaatgtaatcTGGGGAGGCTGTGGGACAAAAATCATGGCCTTAACCAGTGATTTCTCTGTTCAAAAGCTCATTGAAACAAAGACAAGTCAACT GTTCTGTCATAATGCTTACAGTGATGCAAACATTATTTCAATAGCAATAGACAAATCCATCTACTTGGCAAAGAAAAACAGCCATTTTGTGGAAATCTGGGACaagaagacagaaaaactttctGAATTAATCGACTGTGCACATTTTCTTAA GAACAAAGTGGAAAAATTAAATAAGGAATCAAAACACAAACTGGCTTATTCTGGAAGAGTGAAGACCATTTGTCTGCAGAAAAATACTGCCCTGTGGATAGGGACAGGAGGAGGACATATCCTGCTGCTTGATTTGTCAACGCGTCGTCCTGTACGAGTTATAGAcaagttctgtgattctgttcgAGTCATGATAACAGCTCAGCTGG GGAGTCTCAAGAATGTGGTCCTTGTTTTGGGATACTGCTATAAAAGTGACACCGAAGACAACAAATATCACAAAG agttACAATCCTGCGTGTCAGTGTGGGACATTAACCTGCCTCATGAAgtgcaaaacctgaaaaaacaCATAGAAATGAGACAGGAATTAGCAGAAAAAAtgaagagcttttctttggaCTGA